In a single window of the Micromonospora inositola genome:
- a CDS encoding endonuclease/exonuclease/phosphatase family protein → MRLATFNLLHGRSLTDGLVDPDRLTAAVTALDADVLALQEVDRDQSRSGNLDLTAVAARALGAPEHRFAAAVVGTPGEQFRPLTHDDDGHGEPCYGIGLVSRHPVRSWQVTRLRPAPVRSPVYVPGPGGGLILLRDEPRVVLAAVLDTPHGPLTVAATHLSFVPGWNALQLRRVVRALRALPAPRILLGDLNLPAGPAALLSRWRPLGRRPTYPAGQPRVQLDHILADRQGLDRLPPVTAVDTPLSAISDHRPLIVDLG, encoded by the coding sequence GTGCGCCTGGCCACCTTCAACCTGCTGCACGGGCGATCCCTCACCGACGGGCTCGTCGACCCCGACCGCCTCACCGCCGCCGTCACCGCCCTCGACGCCGACGTCCTGGCCCTGCAGGAGGTCGACCGCGACCAGTCCCGCAGCGGCAACCTCGACCTCACCGCGGTCGCCGCCCGCGCCCTGGGCGCCCCCGAGCACCGCTTCGCCGCCGCCGTCGTCGGCACCCCCGGCGAACAGTTCCGCCCCCTGACCCACGACGACGACGGCCACGGCGAACCCTGCTACGGCATCGGCCTGGTCAGCCGCCACCCCGTCCGCTCCTGGCAGGTCACCCGGCTGCGGCCCGCCCCCGTACGCTCACCGGTCTACGTCCCCGGCCCCGGCGGCGGGCTCATCCTGCTGCGCGACGAACCCCGCGTCGTCCTCGCCGCCGTCCTGGACACCCCGCACGGCCCGCTCACCGTCGCCGCCACCCACCTGTCCTTCGTCCCCGGCTGGAACGCGCTGCAACTGCGCCGCGTGGTCCGCGCCCTGCGCGCCCTGCCCGCCCCGCGGATCCTGCTGGGCGATCTCAACCTCCCCGCCGGACCCGCCGCGCTGCTGTCCCGGTGGCGGCCCCTCGGCCGCCGCCCCACCTACCCGGCCGGGCAGCCTCGCGTCCAGCTCGACCACATCCTCGCCGACCGGCAGGGCCTGGACCGGCTCCCGCCCGTCACCGCCGTCGACACCCCGCTGTCGGCCATCTCCGACCATCGGCCCCTCATCGTCGACCTCGGCTGA